Proteins co-encoded in one Pseudomonadota bacterium genomic window:
- a CDS encoding oligosaccharide repeat unit polymerase encodes MNTYWWYKPYVLAPTVTLPFLGVGALLPTEWYTTAGTQKYLDLETFTIGFVALFCYSLAAWFSARSYSSSPRRHLEPHLQVNEHTYRKVMHLVLFVTTAAYLIWFGPLLNRPELVLSLLKGEQGAIYALKEYAEKTPGITSFTNLGPLYGVLYALYPTATGYERRPGDRLFFLGFMFLAVLRVLFSSERVALLEVVIPFAVIMLGTTYRHRIFINSLPFTAIGALSLLFGVSEYFRSWVNFYMYRYDSFWDFIFNRMFEYYVTALNNGAGMGKIVGPLFLPYFTASWFWKFPINIHSEGMPGLFRVDRLIYDGFLYTYADPEMNNPSGLFSPINDFGVFFGVVLWTAFGWIAGRLYHSFQYNSIYGLLFYPTCVVAIIEIPRLFYFGLSKTFPLLITTAMVCWFFRSATRRVG; translated from the coding sequence GTGTTGGGGCCCTCTTGCCCACAGAATGGTACACCACAGCGGGCACTCAAAAGTACCTAGATTTAGAGACCTTCACGATTGGGTTTGTTGCGCTCTTTTGCTATTCCTTAGCAGCTTGGTTCAGTGCACGGTCATATAGCTCATCACCGCGCCGCCATCTCGAACCGCATCTGCAAGTAAATGAGCATACCTATCGCAAGGTAATGCACCTCGTTCTGTTCGTGACCACTGCCGCATATCTCATATGGTTTGGGCCGCTATTGAACCGGCCAGAATTAGTCCTGTCGTTACTCAAAGGCGAGCAGGGTGCAATTTATGCGTTAAAAGAGTATGCGGAAAAGACACCCGGAATTACTTCTTTCACGAATCTGGGTCCTCTTTATGGAGTGTTGTATGCGCTTTATCCGACGGCGACCGGATACGAGCGTCGGCCCGGTGATCGCCTTTTCTTTCTTGGATTTATGTTTCTTGCAGTATTACGCGTTTTATTTTCGTCAGAGCGAGTAGCATTGCTCGAGGTTGTTATCCCGTTCGCCGTAATTATGCTAGGTACTACTTATAGGCACCGAATATTCATAAATTCGCTACCATTCACAGCCATTGGCGCGCTTAGTTTACTGTTTGGCGTTAGCGAATATTTCCGGTCCTGGGTCAATTTCTACATGTATCGTTACGACAGTTTTTGGGATTTTATTTTTAACCGGATGTTTGAGTACTACGTAACGGCGTTAAACAACGGAGCGGGCATGGGTAAGATAGTAGGGCCATTGTTCTTGCCTTATTTTACTGCATCATGGTTTTGGAAATTTCCAATCAATATCCATTCGGAAGGGATGCCGGGTTTGTTTCGAGTTGATAGGTTAATATACGACGGGTTTTTGTACACTTATGCCGACCCCGAAATGAACAATCCGTCAGGGTTATTCAGTCCCATAAACGACTTCGGCGTTTTTTTTGGGGTAGTGCTATGGACCGCTTTTGGCTGGATAGCTGGACGTCTATATCATAGTTTTCAGTACAACTCTATCTATGGTTTGTTGTTTTATCCTACCTGCGTAGTAGCCATTATAGAGATTCCAAGGCTTTTCTACTTCGGTTTAAGTAAAACCTTTCCTCTGCTCATAACAACGGCGATGGTCTGCTGGTTTTTCCGATCGGCTACTCGGCGTGTTGGTTAA
- a CDS encoding right-handed parallel beta-helix repeat-containing protein yields the protein MGNLQITDGKQIRYLVLISIVAFAGNLPRIAIGNSFVPIPIKTKPIVSVKSFGAKGDGVKDDTQAIQNAMNSMTNGGTLEFPAGTYKYSKALKLTKPNVKLWGYGATLKPTNVNSHAIQLIANNTHIYGFRKESPWSWKRGGCQPHGVNCYSIVALNSSNHQIIDNKVRYATGIFALSSTNVLIGRNTVYRTYADAIHVTGRSSDVKISQNTVRENGDDMIAVVSYGQLSSYRVNNVLIEDNDVAGNYWGRGIAVVGGKDITIRNNLAQYTAHGPGILLYSETNKKGRTHPPVSNVLVENNTIRHVQTTAPVYNPKGIRVKLGWGGIHIAGYHLSRNFVENVMVRNNVVHTTYRDGITVTGYVSKVGLVGNALYNVGRNPIGVIDLKRNGKKIACYGNTYNGKATSNPKCGAPMPNVTGSAL from the coding sequence ATGGGAAATTTACAAATTACTGATGGAAAGCAGATACGCTACCTAGTGTTGATATCAATTGTCGCGTTTGCCGGTAACCTCCCACGTATCGCCATAGGAAATAGCTTCGTGCCCATCCCGATCAAGACGAAACCAATCGTGAGTGTCAAGAGTTTCGGGGCGAAGGGGGACGGGGTAAAGGACGACACACAGGCGATTCAGAATGCCATGAATAGCATGACAAACGGCGGAACGTTGGAGTTCCCCGCGGGGACCTATAAGTACTCGAAAGCACTTAAACTTACAAAACCCAACGTGAAGCTTTGGGGGTATGGTGCCACACTCAAGCCAACCAACGTGAATTCTCATGCTATTCAGTTAATTGCCAATAACACCCACATTTACGGCTTTAGAAAAGAATCGCCTTGGTCCTGGAAACGTGGCGGCTGCCAGCCTCATGGAGTTAATTGCTATAGCATCGTCGCTCTCAACTCTAGCAATCATCAGATTATTGATAATAAAGTTCGTTATGCCACGGGTATTTTTGCTTTAAGCAGCACGAATGTGCTCATTGGCCGCAATACGGTATACCGTACCTATGCTGATGCGATCCATGTTACCGGCAGGTCAAGCGATGTCAAAATATCCCAGAACACCGTGCGTGAGAACGGCGATGACATGATTGCGGTAGTAAGCTACGGCCAGCTTAGCAGTTATCGAGTCAATAATGTACTCATCGAAGACAACGATGTAGCGGGTAACTATTGGGGTAGAGGGATCGCGGTTGTAGGAGGTAAGGACATTACAATACGGAACAACTTAGCCCAATATACCGCCCATGGTCCCGGTATTCTTTTATACAGCGAGACCAATAAAAAAGGAAGGACACATCCTCCCGTCAGTAATGTCCTAGTGGAAAACAATACAATTCGGCATGTACAGACTACTGCGCCGGTTTATAACCCTAAAGGTATCCGGGTAAAATTAGGGTGGGGCGGTATTCACATCGCAGGATACCACCTGAGCCGCAATTTTGTAGAAAATGTCATGGTTCGTAATAATGTTGTCCATACCACGTACAGGGACGGGATCACCGTAACTGGTTACGTTTCCAAGGTGGGCTTGGTCGGAAACGCTTTATATAATGTAGGACGGAACCCTATAGGTGTTATCGATTTGAAGCGGAACGGTAAAAAGATTGCCTGTTACGGCAACACTTATAACGGTAAGGCGACGTCGAATCCGAAGTGCGGAGCGCCCATGCCCAATGTAACGGGAAGCGCTCTATAA
- a CDS encoding IS630 family transposase, whose translation MADVARQAEHSGLVARISESTVWRWLHEDAIRPWQHRCWIFPRDPQFQAKAGRILDLYGRTWQGQALREDEFVISTDEKTSIQARVRIHPSLPVSAGKPMRVEHEYGRAGAWAYLAALDVHRAKVFGRCKATTGIAPFARLVDQVMSQPPYREARKVFWVMDNGSSHRGESSVQRLTQAHPRLVPVHGPVHASWLNQIEIYFSIVQRKVLTPNDFPCLEAVAERLSSFERYYESIAQPFEWKFTRADLNALLARMRTGYSESQLQKLAA comes from the coding sequence GTGGCCGATGTGGCGCGGCAGGCCGAGCACTCGGGATTGGTGGCACGCATCAGCGAGAGCACCGTCTGGCGTTGGCTGCACGAGGACGCGATCCGCCCCTGGCAGCACCGCTGCTGGATCTTTCCGCGCGATCCGCAATTCCAGGCCAAGGCCGGACGGATCCTGGACCTGTATGGGCGCACTTGGCAGGGGCAAGCACTGCGCGAGGACGAATTTGTCATCTCCACCGACGAGAAGACCAGCATCCAGGCGCGCGTCCGCATTCATCCGAGCCTTCCCGTTTCTGCAGGCAAGCCCATGCGCGTGGAGCACGAGTACGGGCGCGCTGGTGCCTGGGCCTATCTTGCCGCCCTCGATGTGCACCGGGCGAAGGTGTTCGGCCGCTGCAAGGCAACGACCGGCATTGCACCGTTCGCGCGGCTGGTCGACCAGGTCATGAGCCAGCCTCCCTACAGAGAAGCGCGCAAGGTGTTCTGGGTGATGGATAACGGATCTTCGCATCGAGGCGAGAGTTCGGTTCAGCGGCTGACGCAGGCTCATCCCCGGCTGGTGCCGGTGCATGGACCGGTGCACGCTAGCTGGCTCAACCAGATCGAGATCTACTTCTCCATCGTGCAGCGAAAAGTGCTCACGCCGAACGATTTCCCCTGCTTGGAAGCGGTCGCCGAGAGGCTGTCGAGCTTCGAGCGCTACTACGAAAGCATCGCGCAACCGTTCGAATGGAAATTCACTCGTGCCGACCTGAACGCTCTGCTCGCAAGGATGCGAACAGGGTATTCCGAAAGCCAGCTCCAGAAACTGGCGGCCTAA
- a CDS encoding glycosyltransferase, producing MIPPQESPAVRAEDITIIVPTRNEMRNIPAFLGSIPPDIRLIVVDASSDDTPRCIGEIRPNNTVLLRYPGTIAEARNAGTAAAKTPWLVFTDADVTFPPGFFDRLMQHPLSDAVYGPKLSIGDYKSYYAWFARGQGLSDSLGIPAASGSNLCCRRDVLRAVGGFDPALVVNEDSELMWRIKRGGFRVTFDSALAVFASDHRRLKQGALRKTVHSITRCFLLYFGLLPRRWRSSDWGYWKHGGIGIRRIPKKGDLALVYNDFERDEV from the coding sequence ATGATACCACCCCAGGAGTCGCCGGCCGTGCGAGCTGAAGATATCACCATCATCGTCCCAACGCGTAACGAGATGCGCAACATCCCGGCGTTCCTGGGATCGATACCTCCCGATATCCGTCTTATCGTGGTCGACGCCAGCAGTGACGATACCCCGCGATGCATAGGTGAGATCCGTCCGAATAACACCGTTTTGTTGCGTTACCCTGGGACTATCGCCGAGGCACGCAATGCCGGAACGGCGGCAGCCAAAACACCGTGGCTGGTATTCACTGATGCGGATGTCACCTTCCCACCGGGTTTTTTCGACCGATTGATGCAGCACCCATTGAGCGATGCGGTTTATGGCCCCAAGCTATCGATAGGTGACTATAAGAGCTACTACGCGTGGTTTGCCCGCGGTCAAGGGTTGTCGGATAGTCTTGGGATACCGGCCGCCAGCGGTTCCAATCTGTGTTGTCGCCGTGATGTCCTGCGAGCGGTGGGCGGATTTGACCCCGCCTTAGTCGTGAACGAAGACTCCGAATTGATGTGGCGTATCAAGCGCGGGGGCTTTCGGGTCACCTTTGATTCCGCACTGGCGGTCTTTGCCTCCGACCACCGGCGGCTTAAGCAAGGCGCTCTGCGCAAGACAGTGCACTCGATTACGCGCTGTTTCTTGTTGTACTTTGGGCTGCTGCCGCGCCGGTGGCGGTCCAGCGACTGGGGTTATTGGAAGCATGGCGGCATCGGGATCCGGCGCATTCCCAAAAAAGGAGATCTGGCCTTGGTCTATAACGATTTCGAGCGCGACGAGGTTTGA
- a CDS encoding PstS family phosphate ABC transporter substrate-binding protein: MALVAGALYATAVRAEPVIQIDGSSTVYPVTEAVAEEFQNAKKGAIKVTVGISGTGGGFKKFCRGETDISDASRPILKEEMDACAENDIKYIELPVAFDALTVMVNPKNDWVDYLTVAELKKAWEPEAQGKVQNWKDIRPGFPDAPLALFGAGADSGTFDYFTEAVVGEAKSSRGDYVASEDDNVLVQGISREKNALGFFGLAYYVENKDKLKAVPIKPEEGKPAVSPSIETVNNGTYQPLSRPIFIYVNDKSAKKPEVKEFVEFYLKNGGELSKEVGYVNLPDKAYTLALENFQKQKLGTGFGGVSEVGVLVEDLLTREATLTAGQ, encoded by the coding sequence ATGGCGCTCGTTGCCGGTGCGCTGTACGCGACCGCGGTTCGGGCCGAGCCGGTGATCCAGATCGATGGCTCCAGCACGGTTTACCCCGTCACGGAGGCCGTCGCGGAGGAATTCCAGAACGCCAAGAAGGGAGCGATCAAGGTGACAGTCGGCATCTCGGGTACCGGAGGAGGATTCAAGAAGTTCTGCCGCGGTGAGACCGACATCTCCGACGCCTCCCGCCCTATCCTCAAGGAGGAAATGGATGCTTGTGCCGAGAACGATATCAAATACATCGAGCTGCCGGTGGCCTTCGATGCCCTGACGGTCATGGTCAATCCGAAGAATGATTGGGTTGACTATCTCACCGTGGCCGAGCTTAAGAAAGCCTGGGAGCCCGAGGCGCAGGGCAAGGTCCAGAACTGGAAAGACATCCGCCCTGGCTTCCCGGATGCGCCGCTTGCGCTCTTTGGCGCGGGGGCCGACTCGGGGACGTTTGACTACTTTACCGAAGCTGTCGTTGGCGAGGCCAAATCGAGCCGCGGCGACTATGTGGCCAGCGAGGACGACAACGTGCTGGTCCAGGGCATCTCGCGCGAGAAAAACGCGCTCGGGTTTTTTGGCCTCGCCTATTATGTGGAGAACAAGGATAAATTGAAGGCGGTGCCGATCAAGCCCGAGGAGGGCAAGCCGGCGGTGTCGCCGTCGATCGAGACGGTCAATAACGGCACCTATCAGCCGCTTTCCCGTCCGATCTTCATTTATGTCAACGATAAATCCGCGAAGAAACCGGAGGTGAAGGAATTCGTCGAGTTCTATCTCAAGAACGGCGGCGAGCTATCCAAGGAGGTCGGGTATGTCAACCTTCCGGATAAGGCCTATACACTGGCACTCGAGAATTTCCAGAAGCAAAAATTGGGGACCGGCTTCGGCGGGGTGTCAGAGGTTGGCGTGCTCGTGGAGGACCTCTTGACGCGGGAAGCAACTCTGACAGCCGGGCAGTGA
- the pstC gene encoding phosphate ABC transporter permease subunit PstC, with product MIPAHSRFARRPLRHWRERAIEGILFFAAFSSVATTIAIVAILVYESLGFFEHAPLWDFLTDTQWSILFAEKHYGILALISSTLVVTGVALLVAAPLGTIIAIYLSEFAPHKVQETIKPTLELLAGVPTVVYGYFALLLVTPMLQNFLPDLSGFNRLSAGIVIGVLIIPQLSSLSEDAMRAVPMALREASYAMGATRFQTAIKVVLPAATSGIVAAYILGISIAIGETMVVTVAAGQQPNFSWNPMEPGATITAYIAQVSLGDLPHGSLEYQSIFAAGLVLMIMTLTLNVTGHLVRRRFREVY from the coding sequence GTGATCCCAGCCCATTCGCGGTTTGCCCGCCGTCCCTTGCGCCATTGGCGCGAGCGTGCCATCGAGGGTATCCTATTTTTCGCCGCCTTCTCGTCGGTGGCGACGACCATTGCCATCGTCGCCATCCTGGTTTATGAGTCGCTAGGCTTCTTTGAGCATGCGCCGCTGTGGGACTTCCTGACCGACACCCAGTGGTCCATCCTGTTCGCCGAGAAGCACTATGGGATCCTGGCGCTCATATCATCCACTTTGGTGGTGACAGGAGTGGCCCTGCTGGTGGCCGCGCCGCTCGGCACCATCATCGCCATTTACCTGAGCGAGTTCGCCCCCCACAAGGTGCAGGAGACCATCAAACCGACGCTGGAACTCCTGGCGGGGGTGCCCACTGTGGTGTATGGCTACTTCGCCCTCCTGCTCGTAACCCCCATGCTGCAGAACTTCTTGCCCGATCTCTCGGGCTTTAACCGGCTGAGTGCAGGCATCGTGATCGGCGTTCTGATCATCCCCCAGTTGAGCTCCCTCAGCGAGGATGCCATGCGCGCTGTGCCCATGGCCCTTCGCGAGGCCTCCTATGCCATGGGCGCCACGCGCTTTCAGACGGCTATCAAGGTGGTATTGCCCGCGGCGACCTCCGGCATCGTGGCCGCCTACATACTCGGGATCTCGATCGCCATCGGCGAGACCATGGTGGTAACGGTGGCCGCGGGCCAGCAGCCCAACTTCTCCTGGAACCCCATGGAACCCGGCGCCACCATAACCGCCTATATCGCGCAGGTAAGCCTGGGCGATCTCCCCCACGGTAGCCTTGAATATCAGAGTATCTTCGCGGCGGGCTTAGTGCTTATGATCATGACCCTGACACTCAACGTCACGGGGCATCTAGTGCGTAGGCGCTTCCGGGAGGTTTACTGA
- the pstA gene encoding phosphate ABC transporter permease PstA — translation MPAQDVQEIRQLVARRKRWDKVFAILGLLCMMVGVMTLLALIIDMAIDGSGRLSWDFFTSYPSRHPERAGILSAWVGTALVMLVTAAAAIPLGVMAGIYLEEYALRNWLTNLIEINVTNLAAVPSIVYGLLALGLFVYQFDFGESILSAGLTLALMILAVVIVVTREAIRGIPAAIREGSYALGATKWQTVKDHILPYSMGRILTGIIIGLASAIGETAPLITMGALTFIAFLPPAPVESGFPYLSFDWLFAPFTVMPIQMFNWVSRPQAAFLENAAAAGFVLLVMTLAMNALAIWLRIRFRKRSKW, via the coding sequence ATGCCGGCGCAGGATGTGCAGGAGATCCGGCAACTGGTTGCCCGGCGCAAGCGCTGGGATAAGGTCTTCGCCATCCTCGGGCTCCTGTGCATGATGGTGGGCGTAATGACCCTGCTTGCCCTCATCATCGACATGGCCATAGACGGTAGCGGGCGGCTGTCGTGGGATTTTTTCACCTCTTACCCGTCGCGCCATCCCGAGCGGGCCGGCATCCTCTCGGCTTGGGTCGGCACCGCGCTCGTCATGCTGGTCACCGCCGCGGCCGCGATCCCCCTGGGCGTCATGGCCGGGATCTACCTGGAGGAGTACGCACTGCGCAACTGGCTGACCAATCTCATCGAGATCAACGTGACCAATCTCGCCGCGGTGCCTTCCATCGTCTACGGCCTGCTAGCGCTGGGACTGTTTGTGTACCAGTTCGACTTCGGCGAGAGCATTCTTTCCGCTGGCCTGACCCTGGCCCTGATGATCCTGGCCGTGGTGATCGTGGTCACCCGCGAGGCCATACGCGGGATCCCAGCGGCCATTCGCGAGGGATCGTATGCCTTGGGAGCCACCAAATGGCAGACTGTCAAGGACCACATCCTGCCCTATTCGATGGGTAGGATCCTAACCGGCATTATCATTGGCTTGGCCAGCGCCATCGGCGAAACCGCACCCCTCATCACCATGGGGGCGCTCACCTTTATCGCTTTCCTGCCGCCGGCACCGGTGGAGAGTGGATTCCCTTACCTCTCGTTCGACTGGCTGTTTGCGCCCTTCACGGTGATGCCCATTCAGATGTTCAATTGGGTCTCCCGCCCTCAAGCAGCGTTTCTGGAAAACGCGGCGGCGGCCGGCTTCGTGCTGCTCGTCATGACCCTCGCCATGAACGCCTTGGCCATCTGGCTGCGGATTCGCTTTCGCAAGCGCAGCAAGTGGTAG
- the pstB gene encoding phosphate ABC transporter ATP-binding protein PstB, which produces MDETLNKLYFRSLVDSEREEATTPEAHDLRKLKAEAKGLSFYYGEVAALKAVNLPVAEHRVSALIGPSGCGKSTFLRAVNRMHDLYPGSRYEGRIRFYPDDIDLLDKDVDPIEVRMRIGMVFQKPNPFPKSVFDNVAYGLRVRGERNRRLLVEKVEQALRDAALWTEVKDRLDDMAFNLSGGQQQRLCIARALATEPELLLFDEPTSALDPIATASIEDLIQGLKARVTILIVTHNMQQAARVSDYTAFMYLGELVEFAPTKTMFTNPSDPRTENYLTGRFG; this is translated from the coding sequence ATGGACGAAACGCTCAATAAGCTGTACTTTCGCTCGCTCGTTGACAGCGAGCGCGAAGAGGCGACGACCCCCGAGGCCCATGATCTGAGAAAGCTCAAGGCCGAGGCCAAAGGGTTGAGCTTCTACTATGGTGAGGTCGCGGCGCTCAAGGCGGTCAATCTGCCGGTCGCCGAGCACCGGGTGAGCGCCCTCATCGGGCCTTCCGGCTGCGGTAAGTCGACCTTTCTCCGGGCTGTCAACCGGATGCACGACCTCTATCCCGGGAGCCGCTATGAAGGGAGGATCCGCTTCTACCCCGATGACATCGACCTGCTCGACAAGGACGTGGACCCCATAGAGGTGCGGATGCGCATCGGCATGGTGTTTCAAAAGCCCAATCCCTTCCCCAAGTCCGTATTCGACAATGTGGCCTATGGGCTGCGCGTGCGCGGGGAACGCAACCGGCGCCTGCTCGTCGAGAAGGTCGAGCAGGCGTTGCGCGACGCCGCGCTCTGGACGGAGGTCAAGGACCGCCTGGACGACATGGCTTTCAATCTATCGGGCGGCCAGCAGCAACGGCTATGCATCGCCCGCGCCCTGGCCACCGAGCCCGAGCTCTTGCTCTTCGATGAACCCACGTCGGCCCTGGATCCCATCGCCACGGCCAGCATCGAGGATCTCATCCAAGGCCTCAAGGCGCGGGTGACCATTCTCATTGTCACGCACAACATGCAACAGGCCGCGCGCGTCTCCGACTATACGGCCTTTATGTACTTAGGGGAGCTCGTCGAGTTCGCGCCGACCAAAACTATGTTCACCAACCCTTCTGATCCGCGGACCGAGAACTACTTGACCGGTCGCTTCGGATAA
- the phoU gene encoding phosphate signaling complex protein PhoU produces MTPEQRTHTDKQYDEELASLRQLVLDMGALVKEQIAQAVAALERGDVETADLVINRDYEVNGYDVKIDEGTVALIARRQPVASDLRLLMSMVKAVADFERIGDKAKKIGKMTLLFSQHVANPFNGGLLRDVSTMGKLALEMLEGALDALAHLDVAGAVTIARRDRDLDAEYQTALRRLITYMMEDPRMIGPAIDILFVVKALERVGDHAKNIAEYVIYLVKGKDVRHISLEHLAQETSTNNTNSTKHSP; encoded by the coding sequence ATGACGCCGGAGCAACGAACACATACCGATAAGCAGTACGACGAGGAGTTGGCCTCGCTGCGGCAGCTCGTGCTTGATATGGGGGCGCTGGTCAAGGAGCAGATCGCTCAGGCTGTCGCTGCACTGGAGCGAGGAGATGTCGAAACGGCCGACCTCGTGATCAATCGCGATTACGAGGTCAACGGCTATGACGTCAAGATCGACGAGGGGACGGTGGCGCTCATTGCGCGACGGCAGCCGGTGGCCAGTGACTTGCGGCTGTTGATGTCGATGGTCAAGGCGGTGGCGGATTTCGAGCGTATCGGCGACAAGGCGAAGAAGATTGGCAAAATGACGCTTCTGTTTAGCCAGCATGTCGCAAACCCGTTTAACGGCGGGCTGCTGCGCGATGTGTCGACCATGGGGAAGCTGGCTTTGGAGATGTTAGAAGGCGCACTCGACGCGCTGGCACACCTCGATGTGGCAGGGGCGGTGACCATCGCCCGCAGGGACCGGGATCTCGATGCGGAATACCAAACAGCGTTGCGGCGCCTCATCACCTACATGATGGAGGACCCGCGAATGATCGGCCCCGCGATTGATATACTCTTCGTCGTCAAGGCGCTTGAGCGCGTCGGCGACCATGCCAAGAACATCGCGGAGTATGTGATATACCTTGTGAAGGGCAAGGACGTGAGGCACATTAGCTTGGAACACCTTGCTCAGGAAACAAGCACAAACAACACGAACAGCACGAAACATTCCCCTTAA
- a CDS encoding porin translates to MLDGEQDDFTFGLNWYPNPNIRLMANYVKVLDIGAGNSRAHRPTSSISAPRLTGSPGGSRSAGRLPRLCSNLRLRPTLTGGAFFRAFRRLRSLPGSEESGLRGASSEGSWRLRAHRFDLSQISSSNQALLRSRSWER, encoded by the coding sequence ATCCTTGACGGCGAGCAGGATGATTTCACCTTTGGCCTCAACTGGTACCCGAACCCCAACATCCGCTTGATGGCGAACTACGTTAAGGTACTCGACATCGGGGCGGGGAATTCGAGGGCGCATCGCCCGACATCTTCCATCTCCGCGCCCAGGTTGACTGGTAGCCCGGGCGGCTCCCGCTCGGCAGGTAGGCTTCCGAGGCTCTGCTCGAACCTGAGGCTGCGCCCCACCTTGACGGGTGGGGCGTTTTTTCGGGCGTTCCGCAGGCTCCGTAGCTTACCTGGGAGCGAGGAATCGGGCCTTAGGGGCGCGTCAAGCGAAGGTTCTTGGCGACTGAGGGCACACCGTTTTGATTTATCACAAATATCATCCAGTAACCAGGCATTGCTACGTTCGCGTTCTTGGGAGCGGTAA
- a CDS encoding DUF1929 domain-containing protein — translation MKRVYFVSYLMMLCTLGVVDAAALAPGADAHIKGVFGDPFTWPIIPIHAALLPNGKIYSYGTDTAGTQGATLWHDLWDPKLGTAASAHTLLPNTTPTDTFCAAQALLPNTGRLMMTGGDAIVNGQRNWSNYDTNVYDPGANVLVSSQPMFHKRWYPTLLALTNGNMLVLGGRSARSTSTAAATYGSIPEVYTPATGWKTLSTAKSNLAYGSTNGSWYYPRAFPAPNGQVFILAHHGEMFYLNPTGTGSIKRATSALAPGSNGPALPSVHIAPGKILSLRKDKKVIIVDLNKSPPTFTATAPVSSVRDWSNATVLADGKVMVSGGSRVRNNLPSAIYAVEIWDPATGKWTLGAAAQKPRLYHSIALLLPDASVLTAGGGAPGPVKNLNGEKFYPPYLWKADGSGQLASRPSIVSAPGTVVLGGKFFVTVPSGDSIKRVTLVRKGSVTHSFDAATSFTALSFTQSGGTLTVTAPKNANVAMPGYWMIFVINQNGVPSVAKNLRLTRP, via the coding sequence ATGAAGCGCGTTTATTTCGTTTCTTATCTAATGATGTTATGCACTCTGGGGGTTGTCGATGCCGCGGCGCTGGCGCCGGGCGCCGATGCACATATCAAGGGCGTGTTCGGCGATCCCTTTACCTGGCCCATCATCCCGATTCACGCGGCGCTTCTCCCGAACGGTAAGATTTACAGTTACGGGACTGACACGGCGGGGACGCAGGGCGCGACACTCTGGCACGACCTATGGGACCCCAAGCTTGGTACTGCTGCCTCGGCGCACACGCTGCTGCCCAATACCACTCCCACCGACACCTTCTGCGCCGCGCAGGCGCTGTTACCGAACACCGGCCGACTGATGATGACCGGCGGGGATGCGATCGTCAATGGCCAACGGAATTGGTCGAATTATGACACGAATGTTTACGACCCTGGGGCCAACGTGCTAGTGTCCAGCCAGCCGATGTTTCACAAGCGCTGGTATCCTACGCTCCTTGCACTGACAAACGGTAACATGCTGGTCCTCGGCGGACGAAGCGCGAGATCGACGTCCACGGCCGCCGCAACCTACGGGTCTATCCCCGAGGTATATACCCCGGCTACGGGCTGGAAAACCTTGAGCACCGCAAAGAGCAATCTCGCGTACGGAAGTACCAACGGTTCTTGGTATTATCCGCGTGCATTTCCAGCTCCCAACGGCCAGGTTTTCATACTCGCGCATCATGGTGAAATGTTCTATTTGAACCCGACAGGAACCGGATCGATCAAACGAGCGACCAGCGCATTAGCCCCCGGTTCGAATGGCCCTGCGTTACCGAGCGTGCACATCGCGCCCGGCAAGATATTATCCCTGCGGAAGGACAAGAAAGTGATCATCGTCGACCTGAACAAGTCGCCGCCTACCTTCACGGCTACGGCGCCGGTCAGCAGCGTGCGTGACTGGTCCAATGCGACGGTCTTAGCGGACGGAAAGGTCATGGTCAGCGGTGGTTCCCGAGTTAGGAATAACCTACCCTCCGCAATATACGCAGTCGAGATCTGGGATCCGGCCACCGGTAAGTGGACGCTCGGAGCCGCCGCCCAGAAGCCGCGTCTTTATCACTCGATTGCACTGCTGCTGCCCGATGCGAGTGTACTCACGGCCGGAGGGGGTGCGCCCGGCCCGGTGAAGAACCTGAACGGTGAGAAATTCTATCCGCCGTACCTCTGGAAAGCGGATGGCTCGGGACAGCTCGCCAGCCGTCCGTCGATCGTGAGCGCACCGGGCACAGTGGTTCTGGGTGGTAAGTTTTTCGTCACTGTGCCAAGCGGAGACTCCATCAAGCGCGTCACACTGGTGCGAAAGGGATCGGTGACGCATTCGTTCGACGCCGCCACGTCTTTCACGGCGTTGAGCTTTACCCAAAGTGGCGGGACCCTGACTGTTACCGCTCCCAAGAACGCGAACGTAGCAATGCCTGGTTACTGGATGATATTTGTGATAAATCAAAACGGTGTGCCCTCAGTCGCCAAGAACCTTCGCTTGACGCGCCCCTAA